The proteins below are encoded in one region of Arthrobacter sp. CJ23:
- the purU gene encoding formyltetrahydrofolate deformylase: MTESTLPAAFVVTLSCPDRPGIVHAVAGALLEAGCNIADSQQYGSPSTGNFFMRVEATTSSTQAELGVALAPVAEAFGMTWQINPVGRKVRTIILCSKDAHCLNDLLFQQRAGTLPIEVPAIVSNHRDLEELADFYGIPFHHIPVTPETKPQAEARLLKLIAEHDVELTVLARYMQVLSNDLCTELNGKAINIHHSFLPSFKGAKPYHQAHARGVKIIGATAHYVTADLDEGPIIEQEVIRVDHARTAAQFVQMGRNVEGRTLAQAVQWHAEHRVLLDGTRTVVFN; this comes from the coding sequence GTGACTGAATCCACCCTGCCTGCCGCTTTTGTCGTAACACTGTCCTGCCCGGACCGTCCCGGAATCGTCCATGCGGTGGCCGGAGCCCTGCTGGAGGCCGGATGCAACATCGCAGACTCGCAGCAGTACGGCAGCCCCAGCACCGGCAACTTCTTCATGCGCGTGGAGGCGACCACGTCGTCCACGCAGGCCGAGCTCGGCGTGGCACTGGCCCCCGTGGCCGAAGCCTTCGGCATGACCTGGCAGATCAACCCCGTGGGCCGGAAGGTCCGCACCATCATCCTGTGTTCCAAGGACGCGCACTGCCTCAACGACCTCCTGTTCCAGCAGCGGGCCGGCACCCTGCCGATCGAGGTCCCGGCCATCGTCTCCAACCACAGGGATCTTGAGGAACTGGCCGACTTCTACGGCATCCCGTTCCACCACATTCCCGTGACGCCTGAAACCAAGCCGCAGGCCGAAGCCCGGCTCCTGAAGCTGATCGCCGAGCACGACGTCGAGCTGACCGTCCTCGCCCGGTACATGCAGGTGCTCTCCAACGATCTGTGCACGGAGTTGAACGGCAAGGCCATCAACATCCATCACTCGTTCCTGCCATCCTTCAAGGGCGCCAAGCCGTACCACCAGGCGCACGCGCGCGGCGTGAAAATCATCGGCGCCACTGCCCACTATGTGACGGCCGACCTCGACGAAGGTCCGATCATCGAGCAGGAAGTCATCCGCGTGGACCACGCCCGCACGGCTGCCCAGTTTGTCCAGATGGGCCGCAACGTCGAAGGCCGTACCCTGGCCCAGGCCGTGCAGTGGCACGCCGAACACCGTGTGCTCCTCGACGGCACCCGGACCGTGGTGTTCAACTGA
- a CDS encoding amino acid permease, translating into MVSEAGSSEGGTPLVRSFGVLQLTMISVGATLGTGILVILGESVPLAGPAIWISFVIAGLAALLSAVSYAEMAGLVPVAGSSYSYSYATMGEGMAWICGWCLVLEYAVSVAAVAVGAGQYVNETLAAFGQFLPDAMSQPPGDGGVVNVPAMVIVVLAMILLVRGARESAWINTAIVILKVGILVFFCAVAFTAFNTGNFEPLLPMGAAGVSAAASSVFFSYIGFDAASTAGEEARNPKRDLPRAIMLSMVIVTSIYVLVAVAAIGARPWGWFDGTEAALVQILHEITGQPWMALVFSAGAVLAIASIVLTVLYGQTRILLSMSRDGMVPKVFGRVSRRTGTPVAGTLIVGTAVALTAGLVPLGALADATSIGTLFAFALVNVAVIYLRRNRPDLERSFRVPLYPITPVLGTLMCAYLMLNLGADTWITFGVWMLVGAAFYFGYGRRNSKVAALSEQDYRELTTRAVSPEPVKAANS; encoded by the coding sequence ATGGTCAGCGAAGCCGGAAGCAGCGAGGGCGGCACGCCGCTGGTGCGCAGCTTCGGCGTCCTGCAGCTGACCATGATCAGCGTCGGGGCCACGCTCGGTACCGGCATCCTGGTCATCCTGGGCGAATCCGTGCCACTGGCCGGTCCGGCGATCTGGATCTCCTTCGTCATCGCCGGCCTGGCTGCGCTCCTCTCGGCAGTGTCCTACGCCGAAATGGCCGGACTGGTGCCCGTGGCGGGTTCCAGCTATTCGTACTCCTACGCCACCATGGGCGAGGGAATGGCCTGGATCTGTGGCTGGTGCCTCGTCCTGGAATACGCCGTGTCCGTCGCCGCGGTTGCCGTGGGCGCCGGGCAGTACGTCAACGAAACACTGGCCGCCTTTGGGCAGTTCCTGCCGGATGCGATGAGCCAGCCGCCGGGAGACGGTGGCGTGGTGAACGTGCCCGCCATGGTCATCGTGGTACTTGCCATGATTCTGCTAGTCCGGGGCGCACGTGAAAGTGCGTGGATCAACACCGCCATCGTCATCCTTAAAGTCGGCATCCTGGTCTTCTTCTGCGCAGTGGCCTTCACCGCCTTCAACACGGGCAACTTCGAGCCGCTCCTGCCGATGGGCGCTGCGGGTGTGTCCGCCGCAGCGTCAAGCGTCTTCTTCTCCTACATCGGCTTCGATGCCGCCTCCACTGCCGGCGAGGAAGCCCGGAACCCCAAGCGTGATCTGCCCCGCGCCATCATGCTCTCCATGGTGATCGTCACGAGCATCTACGTGCTGGTTGCGGTCGCCGCCATCGGGGCCCGCCCCTGGGGTTGGTTCGACGGTACTGAAGCTGCCCTGGTGCAGATACTTCACGAGATCACCGGGCAGCCCTGGATGGCGCTGGTCTTCTCTGCCGGCGCCGTACTCGCCATTGCCAGCATCGTGCTCACCGTTCTCTACGGCCAGACGCGAATCCTGCTCTCGATGTCCCGCGACGGCATGGTGCCCAAGGTGTTCGGTCGTGTCTCCCGCCGCACCGGCACCCCGGTTGCCGGGACGCTCATTGTGGGTACCGCCGTCGCACTCACCGCTGGCTTGGTCCCGCTGGGTGCATTGGCAGACGCCACCAGCATCGGCACGCTGTTCGCTTTCGCGCTCGTCAACGTCGCCGTTATCTATCTCCGGCGCAACCGCCCCGATCTTGAGCGGAGCTTCCGGGTCCCGCTGTACCCGATCACGCCGGTGCTGGGCACCCTGATGTGTGCCTATCTGATGCTCAACCTCGGCGCCGACACCTGGATTACCTTCGGCGTCTGGATGCTGGTGGGCGCCGCCTTCTACTTCGGCTATGGACGCCGGAACTCCAAGGTAGCCGCGCTCAGTGAGCAGGACTACCGTGAACTGACCACCAGGGCCGTGAGCCCGGAACCTGTGAAAGCAGCAAACTCATGA
- a CDS encoding NAD(P)/FAD-dependent oxidoreductase produces MTIATELTTELTTELAPGTAEAVAAPSADAPITMLNPDFPFSYDHYLAHPDGLGAVPPELYGTEVAVIGAGLSGLVTAYELMKLGLKPVVFEADQIGGRLRTASFPSAPGVVADLGGMRFPVSGKAFYHYVDLLGLDTQDFPNPLAPATSSTVIELAGKKHYAATADELPEFFHEVAAAWKAAVNDGAAFSEMQEAIKARDTKRIKELWNALLPQLDEQTFYGFIAASESFKEAGFAHREAFGQVGFGTGGWDTDFPNSILEILRVVYTDADDQHRLITGGAQRLPEALWHHAPSGMAHWPEGTSLASLHSGSPRGAVDNISRADNGELLVRERWGRETAYPAVVTTCQSWLLSTRIHTEESLFPSELWTAIERSHYMQSSKTFVMVDRPFWKDIDPKTGRETLSMTLTDRLNRATYLLDDGPDKPAVILLSYTWNDDALKWLSLSAEERVKLMLHSLEQIYPGVDIASHIVGQPITVSWEADPNFMGAFKANLPGHYRYQQRLFTHFKQDKLPESQRGIFLAGDDVSFTAGWAEGAVTTGLNAVWGVVNHLGGASHTGNPGPGELLDELGPISLD; encoded by the coding sequence ATGACCATCGCCACCGAGTTGACCACCGAGTTGACCACCGAACTCGCCCCCGGGACTGCCGAAGCTGTCGCGGCCCCGTCCGCGGATGCCCCCATCACCATGCTGAACCCGGACTTCCCGTTCAGCTACGACCACTACCTGGCACACCCGGACGGCCTCGGCGCTGTGCCCCCGGAGCTGTACGGCACGGAGGTGGCCGTGATCGGCGCCGGGCTGTCCGGGCTGGTCACCGCCTACGAGCTCATGAAGCTCGGGCTCAAGCCCGTGGTCTTCGAGGCGGACCAGATCGGCGGCCGCCTGCGGACGGCCAGCTTCCCCTCCGCGCCCGGCGTGGTGGCAGACCTGGGCGGCATGCGCTTCCCGGTCTCCGGCAAGGCGTTCTACCACTATGTGGATCTCCTGGGCCTGGACACGCAGGACTTCCCGAACCCGCTGGCCCCGGCCACCTCCAGCACCGTCATCGAGCTCGCCGGCAAGAAACACTACGCGGCCACGGCTGACGAGCTCCCGGAGTTCTTCCACGAGGTCGCCGCCGCCTGGAAGGCCGCCGTCAACGACGGCGCCGCCTTCAGCGAAATGCAGGAGGCCATCAAGGCCCGCGACACCAAGCGGATCAAGGAACTGTGGAACGCCCTGCTCCCGCAGTTGGACGAGCAGACGTTCTACGGCTTCATCGCCGCCAGCGAGTCCTTCAAGGAAGCCGGCTTCGCCCACCGCGAGGCCTTCGGGCAGGTCGGCTTCGGCACCGGCGGCTGGGACACCGACTTCCCCAACTCCATCCTGGAAATCCTGCGGGTGGTCTACACGGACGCCGACGACCAGCACCGTCTCATCACCGGGGGAGCGCAGCGGCTGCCGGAAGCGCTCTGGCACCACGCGCCGTCGGGCATGGCCCACTGGCCCGAGGGCACTTCCCTGGCCTCCCTGCACTCCGGTTCCCCGCGCGGCGCCGTGGACAACATCAGCCGTGCGGACAACGGCGAGCTCCTGGTGCGCGAGCGCTGGGGCCGCGAAACCGCCTACCCCGCCGTGGTGACCACGTGCCAGTCCTGGCTGCTGTCTACGCGCATCCACACCGAGGAGTCGCTGTTCCCCTCGGAGCTGTGGACCGCCATCGAGCGCAGCCACTACATGCAGTCGTCCAAGACGTTCGTGATGGTGGACCGGCCGTTCTGGAAGGACATCGACCCCAAGACGGGCCGCGAAACGCTGTCCATGACACTCACGGACCGGCTCAACCGGGCGACGTACCTGCTCGACGACGGCCCGGACAAGCCCGCCGTGATCCTGCTGTCCTACACGTGGAACGACGATGCCCTGAAGTGGCTCTCGCTCAGCGCCGAGGAGCGCGTCAAGCTCATGCTGCACTCCCTGGAACAGATCTACCCCGGTGTGGACATCGCCAGCCACATCGTGGGCCAGCCGATCACGGTGTCCTGGGAGGCCGACCCCAACTTCATGGGCGCGTTCAAGGCCAACCTGCCGGGGCACTACCGCTACCAGCAGCGCCTGTTCACGCACTTCAAGCAGGACAAGCTGCCGGAGAGCCAGCGCGGCATCTTCCTGGCCGGGGACGACGTCTCGTTCACCGCAGGCTGGGCCGAAGGTGCCGTCACCACGGGCCTGAACGCCGTCTGGGGCGTGGTGAACCACCTCGGTGGAGCCTCGCACACCGGCAACCCGGGTCCCGGCGAGCTGCTGGACGAACTGGGCCCCATCAGCCTGGACTGA
- a CDS encoding gamma carbonic anhydrase family protein → MAPSYTFAGDTPAIHDSAFVAPTASIIGKASLGENSSAFYGVSVRADTAAISVGAGSNLQDNVVLHADPGFPCTVGERVSVGHSAVVHGCTVEDDCLIGMSATILNGAVIGTGSLIAAGAVVLEGTIIPPRSLVAGVPAKVRRELSDEEFEGVKHNAAHYRELAAAHREMHAELA, encoded by the coding sequence ATGGCTCCCTCTTACACTTTCGCCGGGGATACCCCGGCCATCCATGACTCCGCCTTCGTGGCACCCACCGCGTCGATCATCGGCAAGGCCAGCCTGGGCGAAAACTCCAGTGCCTTCTACGGCGTCTCCGTGCGCGCGGACACCGCTGCCATCAGCGTGGGCGCCGGTTCGAACCTGCAGGACAACGTGGTCCTGCACGCCGATCCCGGCTTCCCCTGCACGGTGGGCGAGCGTGTCAGCGTGGGGCACTCTGCGGTGGTGCACGGCTGCACGGTGGAGGACGACTGCCTCATCGGCATGAGCGCCACCATCCTTAACGGCGCCGTGATCGGGACCGGCTCGCTCATCGCTGCCGGTGCCGTGGTCCTCGAAGGGACCATCATCCCGCCGCGTTCCCTGGTAGCCGGCGTCCCGGCCAAGGTCCGCCGCGAGCTGAGCGACGAAGAGTTCGAGGGCGTCAAGCACAACGCGGCCCACTACCGGGAACTCGCCGCGGCGCACCGGGAGATGCACGCAGAATTGGCCTAG
- a CDS encoding carbon-nitrogen hydrolase family protein — protein MMLLSVLQANAAVLDVEANLRTIDAAALRSSQAGAGLLLTPELFPVGYAPLRLHAEFDPAALPGIRERLAGIARAHGIGLVYSLPAVSPDGGWHITATLIDSRGTELLHYAKVHLFGAEERKAFSAAQAAPGVVDFNGIRTSLLICYDVEFPEAVRAAATRGAELLLVPTALSAGFDAVPQLLIRARALESQLNIAYANHSGHEDTYEFGGGSVVAGPDGALLAAAGDSAVLLFAEVSTGSVHTAREQVPYLRERRPELYGAWESGLDTP, from the coding sequence ATGATGCTGCTATCCGTCCTGCAGGCCAACGCGGCAGTCCTGGACGTCGAGGCCAATCTGCGGACAATCGACGCAGCAGCCCTGCGCTCCTCCCAGGCCGGCGCCGGGCTCCTCCTGACGCCCGAACTTTTCCCCGTGGGCTACGCCCCGCTGCGGCTCCATGCCGAATTCGATCCGGCTGCCCTCCCCGGTATCCGGGAGCGCCTGGCCGGCATCGCCCGGGCCCACGGCATCGGCCTGGTTTACAGCCTCCCGGCCGTTTCCCCCGACGGCGGGTGGCACATCACCGCCACGCTCATCGATTCCCGGGGAACGGAGCTGCTGCACTACGCCAAGGTACACCTCTTCGGCGCGGAGGAACGCAAGGCCTTTTCGGCCGCCCAAGCAGCCCCCGGCGTCGTGGATTTCAACGGCATCCGGACTTCGCTGCTGATCTGCTACGACGTCGAGTTCCCCGAGGCGGTCCGCGCCGCGGCCACCCGCGGGGCCGAACTGCTGCTGGTGCCCACGGCGCTGTCCGCCGGATTCGATGCCGTGCCGCAGCTGCTGATCCGGGCCAGGGCGCTCGAAAGCCAGCTCAACATCGCCTACGCCAACCACAGCGGGCACGAGGACACCTACGAGTTCGGCGGCGGCAGCGTCGTGGCAGGTCCGGACGGCGCCCTGCTCGCCGCCGCAGGGGACTCCGCGGTGCTGTTGTTCGCCGAGGTCTCCACCGGGAGCGTGCACACGGCCCGGGAGCAGGTGCCGTACCTGCGGGAACGCCGCCCGGAGCTCTACGGTGCCTGGGAGTCGGGCTTGGATACTCCCTAG
- a CDS encoding class I SAM-dependent methyltransferase — protein sequence MQGIPEPAEHEADLAAFYDRQAPVRNTRSLTPHRVECREWFIRLLKDEHRHAVFELGCGTGVEGLEFVRAGLHYTGVDLSEESIHLARGNGLDATVASGRSLPFPDGAFPAVWTMSTLLHVPNSRIHDVAGELVRVSAPGAPIAVGLWSGDDEEVLNPEDLEEPRRFFSRRSDETVQGIFGEHGTVEHFRTWPEGTGDESGPGAGQWVQHYQFLVLRTP from the coding sequence ATGCAGGGCATCCCTGAACCAGCCGAGCACGAGGCAGACCTCGCCGCGTTCTACGACCGCCAGGCTCCGGTCCGGAACACGCGTTCCCTGACTCCGCACCGGGTCGAATGCCGCGAGTGGTTCATCCGCCTGCTCAAGGACGAGCACCGGCACGCGGTGTTCGAACTGGGTTGCGGTACCGGCGTCGAAGGTTTGGAGTTCGTCCGGGCAGGACTGCACTACACCGGCGTGGACCTGTCCGAGGAAAGCATCCACCTGGCCCGCGGCAACGGACTCGACGCCACAGTCGCCAGCGGGCGCAGCCTCCCGTTCCCGGACGGCGCCTTCCCTGCCGTGTGGACGATGAGCACCCTTTTGCACGTCCCCAACAGCAGAATCCACGACGTCGCCGGCGAACTCGTGCGGGTCAGCGCACCCGGCGCGCCGATCGCCGTCGGGCTCTGGTCAGGTGACGATGAAGAGGTCCTCAACCCGGAGGACCTGGAGGAACCCCGGCGGTTCTTCAGCCGCCGCAGCGACGAGACCGTGCAGGGGATCTTCGGCGAGCACGGCACCGTGGAACACTTCCGGACCTGGCCCGAAGGAACGGGCGACGAATCCGGCCCAGGCGCGGGGCAATGGGTGCAGCACTACCAGTTCCTGGTGCTGCGCACGCCCTGA
- a CDS encoding ROK family transcriptional regulator codes for MPATQRSTKSPPRNPGSQSALRHLNQQRIIECLLSGPSTQAELSRQTGLSTATVSNIVKIMQDAGLVSTEPTTSSGRRALNVRLNSNGAVAVGIDFGRRHLRVVLASLGYNIIAEESVELPLGHHAEEGISAAVGLLEKLLRESGVERRAVVGAGAGIPGPIDRRTGTVAQGAILPEWVGIDILHRLEEALQFPVFVDNDANLGALSEVTWGPHSGVANLMFLKIGSGIGAGLILNGAPYYGNVGITGEIGHATIHEHGLICRCGNRGCLETIASTTTMIELLGRGREELLTPEAIVRNCLAGDNATQRIVDDAGLAVGRALGNVANLINPEVIVVGGPLAGLGDLLLDPIRRGLVRHAVPVVGESTHLAMSSLGARAEALGAAALVFQQAGITRN; via the coding sequence ATGCCCGCAACGCAGCGCTCGACGAAGAGCCCACCCAGGAACCCAGGCTCGCAGTCAGCCCTGCGCCACCTCAACCAGCAGCGCATCATCGAATGCCTCCTGAGCGGGCCATCCACCCAGGCCGAGCTGTCGCGGCAGACGGGCCTGTCCACGGCCACGGTGTCGAACATCGTCAAGATCATGCAGGATGCCGGGCTCGTGTCCACGGAACCCACCACGAGCTCCGGCCGCCGGGCACTCAACGTGAGGCTCAACAGCAACGGTGCGGTGGCCGTCGGGATCGACTTCGGCCGCCGCCACCTGCGCGTGGTGCTGGCCTCGCTGGGCTACAACATCATCGCCGAGGAATCCGTCGAACTTCCCTTGGGCCACCACGCAGAGGAAGGCATCTCGGCCGCCGTCGGGCTGCTCGAAAAGCTGCTGCGCGAAAGCGGCGTGGAACGGCGCGCGGTGGTGGGTGCGGGGGCCGGCATTCCGGGCCCCATCGACCGCCGCACCGGCACCGTGGCACAGGGCGCGATCCTGCCGGAATGGGTGGGAATCGACATCCTCCACCGGCTCGAGGAAGCCCTTCAATTCCCCGTGTTTGTTGACAACGACGCCAATCTGGGCGCCCTATCCGAGGTCACGTGGGGGCCGCACAGCGGCGTCGCCAACCTGATGTTCCTGAAGATCGGTTCGGGCATCGGCGCCGGCCTCATCCTCAACGGCGCACCGTACTACGGGAACGTGGGAATCACCGGCGAAATCGGCCACGCCACCATCCACGAACACGGTCTCATCTGCCGCTGTGGCAACCGCGGCTGCCTCGAAACCATCGCCTCCACCACCACCATGATCGAGCTCCTGGGGCGGGGCCGGGAGGAGCTCCTGACGCCCGAGGCGATCGTGCGCAACTGCCTGGCCGGGGACAACGCGACCCAGCGGATCGTGGACGACGCCGGCCTCGCCGTGGGCCGCGCCCTGGGCAATGTCGCCAACCTGATCAACCCCGAGGTGATCGTGGTGGGCGGCCCGCTGGCCGGGCTCGGTGACCTGCTGCTGGACCCCATCAGGCGCGGCCTGGTGCGCCATGCGGTACCCGTGGTGGGCGAATCCACGCACCTCGCGATGTCCTCCCTGGGCGCCCGCGCCGAGGCCCTGGGCGCTGCCGCCCTGGTGTTCCAGCAGGCCGGAATCACGCGGAACTGA
- a CDS encoding PucR family transcriptional regulator, whose product MSLEPAAARLSFVTLEQFLEQLPPELKMLHDGGSGAELLRWVEPSELDDPTPYLPEGEFLLTAGLPFLGEGGSSTNVDAYVRRLVGAKVAALGFGIRPYFDAVPRELLEACRRHNLTLLEVPESIPFAAIGLEFSQLLESDNARVFRQLADTNRQLMRAVLSPRPEHELLAVLVRQAPVWALLLGADGRVRARGHAAGGSTGVELSLLAPMLERLLSGSGPRVEMDGFDLPGSARVFGHPLRSTKDANLGALILGSDAPLTPAQNNVVQSAVGLLELLVRQRTSGSLAPSQLATAMLLHPESLSSGGTRHVNGLKDLLAQSLSSTRSAPMRVVQGIKVDAPDWPAGDGPVRELLQWRRMFDTKLVEITDYGFTAVTRLKVDDALLADVEKLGWRLVIGDPTELAGLAAAYQRATSLRARVQSSGRSARVDEVTWSVAGLLGREAGTMLAQRLLQPVLALEPERRDPLLGVLRGWLGENGSWDGSAKLLGLHRNSVRRQIGILAELLEMDLNQAQVRAELWIALQYTEELLRAGEA is encoded by the coding sequence ATGTCGCTTGAACCCGCCGCCGCACGCCTGAGCTTTGTCACGCTTGAGCAGTTCCTGGAGCAGCTGCCGCCGGAGTTGAAGATGCTTCACGACGGCGGCAGCGGCGCCGAGCTGCTGCGCTGGGTGGAGCCCAGCGAGCTGGATGACCCCACCCCCTACCTGCCGGAGGGCGAGTTCCTGCTCACGGCCGGGCTGCCCTTCCTGGGCGAGGGCGGTTCCAGCACAAATGTGGATGCCTACGTGCGGCGGCTGGTGGGGGCCAAGGTGGCGGCGCTTGGCTTCGGGATCCGGCCCTATTTCGACGCCGTACCCCGTGAACTGCTCGAGGCCTGCCGGCGCCACAATCTGACGCTGCTGGAGGTCCCGGAGTCGATCCCGTTCGCCGCGATCGGGCTGGAGTTCTCCCAGCTCCTGGAATCGGACAACGCCAGGGTGTTCCGCCAGCTTGCCGACACCAACCGCCAGCTCATGCGCGCGGTTCTCTCCCCCCGCCCGGAACACGAGCTGCTCGCGGTGCTGGTTCGGCAGGCCCCCGTGTGGGCCCTGCTGCTCGGTGCGGACGGCAGGGTCCGCGCGCGCGGGCACGCCGCCGGCGGCAGCACCGGCGTCGAGCTTTCGCTGCTGGCCCCCATGCTGGAGCGCTTGCTCTCCGGCAGCGGGCCCCGCGTGGAGATGGACGGTTTCGATCTCCCCGGCTCGGCCCGGGTGTTCGGCCACCCGCTGCGCAGCACCAAGGATGCCAACCTGGGCGCGCTGATCCTGGGCTCCGACGCTCCCCTGACGCCGGCGCAGAACAACGTGGTGCAGTCCGCCGTCGGGCTGCTCGAGCTGCTGGTGCGGCAGCGCACCAGCGGTTCACTGGCCCCGAGCCAGCTGGCCACGGCTATGCTATTGCATCCGGAAAGCCTCAGCAGCGGCGGCACCCGGCACGTCAATGGCCTCAAGGACCTCCTTGCGCAGAGCCTGTCCTCCACCCGTTCGGCCCCCATGCGCGTGGTCCAGGGCATCAAGGTGGATGCGCCGGACTGGCCCGCCGGCGACGGCCCGGTGCGGGAGCTGCTGCAGTGGCGGCGAATGTTCGACACAAAGCTCGTGGAGATCACGGACTACGGCTTCACGGCGGTCACCCGGCTCAAGGTGGACGACGCCCTGCTGGCGGACGTCGAAAAACTGGGCTGGCGCCTGGTGATCGGCGACCCCACGGAGCTGGCAGGGTTGGCGGCCGCCTACCAGCGGGCCACGTCGCTGCGGGCGCGCGTGCAGTCCAGCGGCAGGAGCGCCCGGGTGGATGAGGTCACGTGGTCCGTCGCCGGGCTGCTGGGCCGGGAGGCGGGCACCATGCTTGCTCAGCGCTTGCTGCAGCCTGTGCTGGCACTGGAGCCCGAGCGGCGCGATCCGCTCCTGGGGGTCTTGCGCGGCTGGCTCGGCGAAAACGGCAGCTGGGACGGTTCGGCAAAGCTGCTCGGCCTGCACCGCAACAGCGTGCGGCGCCAGATCGGCATCCTGGCCGAGCTGCTGGAGATGGACCTGAACCAGGCGCAAGTGCGCGCCGAGCTGTGGATTGCCCTGCAGTACACGGAGGAACTGCTGCGGGCCGGGGAGGCCTAG
- the alr gene encoding alanine racemase → MRRNAPIHEAASTALSGQVKVDLSAISDNIKALKKRTEAPFFMAVVKGNAYGHGLVEVARTAVNSGADWLGTAQLTEAIALRKAGITAPILSWLYLASQTSATIREALEYDVDVSLGSIGQLEVLAGIARQLGRPAVVHLELDSGLSRGGARKEDWAELVAQARQAELDGTLRVRGIWTHLAWADVPAHPGNAAAVAEFEDAVAGARASGLDPELRHVSSSANILDRPEFHFDMVRAGLAIYGLAPADHLNPADFGLRPALSVTAPLVMVKKVPAGTGVSYEHQAITYEPRYLGLIPLGYADGIPKGISGRSLVQIGGRTVPVIGKVCMDQFMVDLGPDAPGIAVGDTAVLFGDPAHGAASADDWGAAIGSHGDEIINRIAPRLPRVYGSSAYECPDYQEPAGAGHGNVA, encoded by the coding sequence ATGAGACGTAATGCACCCATTCATGAGGCCGCTTCAACGGCCCTTTCCGGTCAGGTCAAGGTCGACTTGTCCGCGATTTCAGACAACATCAAAGCCCTGAAAAAGCGCACCGAAGCACCGTTCTTCATGGCCGTCGTCAAGGGCAACGCCTATGGCCACGGGCTGGTGGAAGTAGCCCGGACTGCAGTCAATTCCGGGGCCGACTGGCTGGGCACCGCTCAGCTCACAGAGGCCATCGCGCTGAGGAAGGCCGGCATCACAGCGCCGATTCTTTCTTGGCTGTATCTGGCATCCCAGACAAGTGCGACCATCCGCGAAGCCCTCGAATACGACGTCGATGTCTCCCTGGGAAGCATCGGCCAACTCGAGGTGCTCGCAGGCATCGCCCGGCAGCTGGGCCGGCCCGCCGTCGTGCATTTGGAACTCGACAGCGGGCTGAGCCGTGGCGGCGCGCGCAAGGAGGACTGGGCCGAGCTCGTAGCGCAAGCACGGCAGGCGGAACTCGACGGGACCCTGAGAGTCCGCGGCATTTGGACGCACTTGGCATGGGCCGATGTGCCCGCGCACCCTGGCAATGCTGCGGCAGTTGCGGAGTTCGAAGACGCTGTGGCCGGGGCCCGGGCCTCCGGGCTGGACCCCGAACTGCGCCACGTCTCCAGCTCGGCCAACATCCTTGACCGGCCTGAATTCCACTTCGACATGGTCCGCGCCGGCCTGGCCATCTACGGCCTCGCACCGGCCGACCATCTCAATCCGGCGGACTTCGGCCTCCGCCCGGCGCTGAGCGTCACGGCACCGCTGGTCATGGTGAAGAAGGTCCCCGCCGGGACGGGCGTCAGCTACGAGCACCAGGCCATCACGTACGAGCCCCGGTACCTGGGACTCATCCCGCTGGGCTATGCGGACGGCATTCCCAAGGGCATCAGCGGACGCAGCCTGGTGCAGATCGGCGGCCGGACCGTCCCGGTCATCGGGAAAGTGTGCATGGACCAGTTCATGGTGGACCTGGGGCCCGACGCCCCGGGCATCGCCGTGGGCGATACCGCCGTGCTGTTCGGCGATCCCGCCCACGGGGCCGCGAGCGCCGACGACTGGGGCGCCGCCATCGGCAGCCACGGGGACGAGATCATCAACCGGATCGCCCCCCGGCTCCCCCGCGTGTACGGGAGCAGCGCCTACGAATGCCCGGACTACCAGGAGCCGGCCGGCGCCGGGCACGGCAATGTCGCTTGA